The proteins below come from a single Geobacillus thermoleovorans genomic window:
- a CDS encoding ATP-binding protein, with amino-acid sequence MVCEWIVRCRADEEAVLVCHLLAEQAASLFAVRDAELFVLAVHEAVVNAVKAVQRAGMEAGTISLSFFVTSADVAVAVEDEGGGVPAEVIEQLDQMTLSDVLLAESGRGLLFIREIMDDVMWVEQKGGRRMLVMKMSRNAT; translated from the coding sequence GTGGTGTGTGAATGGATCGTGCGCTGCCGGGCGGACGAGGAAGCGGTTTTGGTTTGCCATCTCCTTGCGGAGCAGGCTGCTTCGTTGTTTGCTGTCCGTGATGCGGAATTGTTTGTGTTGGCGGTGCATGAAGCGGTCGTCAATGCCGTTAAAGCTGTTCAACGGGCGGGGATGGAGGCGGGGACGATTTCGCTCTCCTTTTTCGTCACAAGCGCTGATGTGGCCGTGGCGGTTGAAGACGAGGGCGGCGGCGTTCCAGCGGAAGTGATCGAGCAGCTTGATCAAATGACGCTCTCTGATGTATTGCTCGCCGAATCGGGACGAGGGTTGCTATTCATCCGAGAAATTATGGATGACGTTATGTGGGTTGAGCAAAAGGGCGGCCGTCGGATGCTTGTCATGAAAATGAGTCGGAATGCAACATAA
- a CDS encoding STAS domain-containing protein produces MKQHRLSFELEMVVERAYECIKLTGRLAYDTQLAAEQKLATAVAAVKRRLVVVDVSGLRFLDSTGLALLVRFFKQIVSESRVMAIVVRDNAAIEKILLMAKLDRLLPIVGDEQQLLSLAPPSSFDHISQEALYSAWRQRSS; encoded by the coding sequence ATGAAACAGCATCGGTTGTCGTTTGAATTGGAAATGGTTGTAGAACGCGCATACGAATGCATCAAGCTAACTGGACGGCTCGCCTATGATACGCAGCTCGCGGCGGAACAAAAGCTGGCGACGGCGGTGGCTGCTGTCAAGCGCCGCCTTGTCGTTGTCGACGTGAGCGGCCTTCGATTTTTGGACAGTACTGGATTAGCGCTCCTTGTCCGCTTTTTTAAGCAAATCGTCAGCGAAAGCCGCGTCATGGCCATCGTCGTCCGGGATAACGCCGCTATAGAAAAGATTTTGCTGATGGCCAAGCTCGACCGGCTGTTGCCGATCGTTGGCGATGAACAACAGCTGTTGTCCCTTGCACCGCCAAGCTCTTTCGACCATATTAGCCAGGAGGCGCTTTATTCGGCATGGCGTCAGCGTTCGTCATAG
- a CDS encoding ABC transporter ATP-binding protein, whose protein sequence is MGRVLIYLRPYWKWMALAWLFMLTELIIELWQPLLMGKIIDDGVMKQDVAAIFTWGAVMLGASLLAFASGIANSFAAAYVGQEYGFALRTALFAKIQSFSLARIEQLAPASLITRMTNDVTQVQNMLFMSLRIALRAPLLVVFGVAMAFVVHARLALVLAVAVPLSAAFLLWVVQRAAASFSAVQRALDRVNGVMRENLAGMRLIKAWMRKEYEEERFAAANNALMERTMGVLRLIETISPVLLVLMNTAILALLFFGRLDVESGTASAGQVVAVVNYATRATAALSMFTFITMAFSRARASAARLAELLEVPEERSGEHRADGPIVRRGEIRFEHVSFRYPDSELDALSDVSFVIHAQETAAILGATGSGKSTLLQLIPRLYEPGAGRVLIDGIDVREFSVEQLRMYVRFVPQEVLLFSGTVADNLRFGKMTATMEEIVQAARDAQIHETITRFPDGYDALIGQKGVNLSGGQKQRLSIARALVGQPRILLLDDSTSALDAETEAKLLAALRRYACTTVIVTQKVSTAMAADTILLLEDGRLIAQGSHEQLLAASELYRRIVATQEGKKGSIDVTTA, encoded by the coding sequence ATGGGGCGGGTGCTTATCTATTTGCGGCCATACTGGAAGTGGATGGCGTTGGCTTGGTTGTTTATGTTGACCGAGCTCATCATCGAGCTTTGGCAGCCGCTGTTGATGGGGAAAATCATCGACGATGGTGTCATGAAACAGGATGTTGCGGCCATTTTCACGTGGGGAGCCGTGATGCTCGGGGCGTCGCTGTTGGCGTTTGCCTCGGGCATCGCCAACTCATTTGCTGCTGCCTACGTCGGTCAGGAGTACGGATTTGCGCTGCGGACGGCGCTGTTTGCCAAAATCCAATCGTTTTCGCTTGCGCGCATCGAGCAGTTGGCGCCGGCCTCGCTCATCACCCGGATGACGAACGATGTGACCCAAGTGCAAAACATGTTGTTTATGAGTTTGCGCATCGCCTTGCGTGCACCGCTTCTGGTCGTCTTTGGCGTCGCGATGGCGTTTGTCGTCCATGCTCGTCTGGCGTTGGTTTTAGCGGTCGCGGTTCCGCTTTCCGCCGCTTTTTTATTGTGGGTTGTGCAAAGGGCAGCGGCGTCCTTTTCCGCCGTCCAACGGGCGCTCGATCGAGTGAATGGCGTGATGCGTGAAAATTTGGCCGGCATGCGCCTCATCAAAGCATGGATGAGAAAAGAATATGAAGAGGAGCGATTTGCGGCGGCGAACAATGCGCTCATGGAGCGGACGATGGGCGTGCTGCGCCTCATCGAGACGATCAGCCCGGTGTTGTTGGTTTTGATGAACACGGCCATTCTCGCTCTGCTGTTTTTCGGCCGCCTGGATGTTGAGTCCGGGACGGCGAGCGCCGGGCAAGTCGTCGCCGTCGTCAACTACGCGACGCGGGCGACGGCGGCGTTGTCGATGTTTACGTTTATTACCATGGCGTTCTCGCGGGCGCGCGCCTCGGCCGCCCGCCTCGCTGAACTGCTTGAGGTGCCGGAAGAGCGAAGCGGGGAGCACAGAGCCGATGGACCGATCGTCCGGCGCGGGGAAATTCGCTTTGAGCACGTTTCGTTCCGCTATCCAGACAGCGAACTTGACGCGCTTTCTGACGTATCGTTTGTCATCCACGCGCAAGAAACGGCGGCTATTTTAGGGGCGACTGGTTCCGGCAAATCGACGCTTCTTCAGCTCATCCCCCGGCTGTATGAACCAGGCGCCGGGCGAGTGTTGATCGACGGCATCGACGTGCGCGAGTTTTCTGTCGAACAACTGCGAATGTATGTTCGTTTTGTTCCGCAGGAAGTGCTGCTATTTTCCGGAACGGTCGCCGACAACCTTCGCTTCGGCAAGATGACAGCGACGATGGAAGAGATTGTGCAGGCGGCTCGTGATGCGCAAATTCATGAAACAATCACTCGGTTTCCGGATGGATACGACGCACTGATCGGTCAAAAGGGCGTCAATTTATCAGGCGGGCAAAAGCAGCGGCTGTCGATCGCCCGCGCCTTGGTTGGGCAACCGCGCATTTTGCTTTTGGATGACAGCACAAGCGCGCTCGATGCAGAGACGGAAGCAAAGCTGCTCGCAGCGTTGCGGCGGTATGCGTGCACGACGGTGATAGTGACGCAAAAGGTGAGCACAGCGATGGCGGCGGATACGATTTTGCTTTTGGAAGACGGCCGCCTGATCGCGCAAGGAAGCCATGAACAACTGCTGGCGGCAAGCGAACTGTATCGACGCATCGTCGCCACGCAGGAAGGAAAGAAGGGATCGATTGATGTCACTACGGCATAG
- a CDS encoding ABC transporter ATP-binding protein, which produces MSLRHSPHGARLGASPQRAKNSVGTLRRLWAFIAPQKRKLFAAMAMVVVSSALALAGPYVIGWTVDVYIIERRTDGFLATLVLLLAIYMALGAATFLQNYWMIDVGQRTVHAIRERLFRHFHELPISFFDRRQQGELMSRITNDIDNMSQTFNSTVVQVVSSTLTLMGAIVVMLSQSVVLTIVTLVVVPLMYVGMRWITNRTRVRFREQQRALGEMNGFIEEVISGQKVVKLFSQEERMESELARKNAELKQAGFWAQTYSGFIPKLMNFLNNVSFALIAGVGGWLAAKGAISVGTIVVFVEYARQFTRPLNDLANQWNTLLSALAGAERVLEILDLPKEEEDEREAAALDRLDGRIEFRQVVFSYDKQRPALDGVTFSIAPGETVALVGPTGAGKTTVLQLLTRFYDPDRGVILIDGRDSRTIKRASLRRHMAFVLQDTFLFAGTIRDNIRYGRLEATDEEVEEAARQANAHSFIMKLPDGYDTVLAPGGGGISQGQRQLLAIARAMIADPAILILDEATSNIDTVTEVRIQEALARLMNGRTCLVIAHRLNTIQHADRILVLNDGKVIEQGTHEELLAVKGFYFQLYCRYWKRSVHAAR; this is translated from the coding sequence ATGTCACTACGGCATAGTCCTCACGGAGCGCGTTTGGGAGCAAGTCCGCAGCGGGCAAAAAACAGCGTCGGCACCTTGCGGCGGCTCTGGGCATTTATCGCTCCGCAAAAGCGAAAGCTGTTTGCGGCTATGGCCATGGTTGTCGTCAGCTCAGCGCTGGCGCTCGCCGGTCCGTACGTCATCGGCTGGACGGTCGATGTGTACATCATCGAGCGGAGGACGGACGGTTTTTTAGCGACGCTCGTTTTGCTTCTTGCCATTTATATGGCCCTTGGCGCGGCGACGTTTTTGCAAAACTATTGGATGATCGATGTCGGCCAGCGGACGGTGCATGCGATCAGAGAGCGGTTGTTTCGCCATTTTCATGAGCTGCCGATTTCGTTTTTTGACCGCCGCCAGCAAGGGGAGCTGATGAGCCGGATTACAAACGACATCGACAATATGAGCCAGACATTTAACAGTACTGTTGTTCAGGTCGTCTCGAGCACGTTGACTTTGATGGGCGCTATCGTGGTCATGCTTTCACAGAGCGTTGTGTTGACGATCGTAACGCTTGTTGTCGTGCCGCTGATGTATGTGGGCATGCGCTGGATCACAAACCGGACGCGGGTGCGTTTCCGTGAGCAGCAACGGGCGCTCGGTGAGATGAACGGCTTTATCGAAGAGGTCATTTCCGGACAGAAAGTCGTGAAGCTGTTTTCCCAAGAAGAGCGGATGGAGTCTGAATTGGCGCGCAAAAACGCCGAGCTGAAACAAGCCGGGTTTTGGGCGCAAACGTATTCCGGCTTCATCCCGAAGCTGATGAACTTTTTAAACAACGTAAGCTTCGCCCTCATCGCTGGCGTCGGCGGATGGCTGGCGGCCAAAGGAGCGATATCGGTCGGGACGATCGTCGTGTTTGTCGAATACGCCCGCCAGTTTACCCGACCGCTCAACGATTTGGCCAACCAATGGAACACGTTGCTGTCGGCGTTGGCTGGCGCTGAACGGGTGTTGGAAATTTTGGATTTGCCGAAAGAAGAGGAAGACGAGCGGGAAGCGGCGGCCTTGGACCGGCTTGATGGACGCATTGAGTTTCGTCAAGTCGTCTTTTCTTACGACAAACAGCGCCCGGCGCTCGACGGCGTCACCTTTTCCATCGCCCCAGGAGAGACGGTCGCGCTTGTCGGCCCAACTGGAGCCGGTAAAACGACCGTATTGCAGCTGTTGACCCGCTTTTACGATCCAGATCGAGGAGTGATTTTGATCGACGGGCGCGACAGCCGGACGATCAAGCGGGCGAGTTTGCGCCGGCATATGGCATTTGTGCTTCAAGATACGTTTTTGTTCGCCGGAACGATCCGCGACAACATTCGTTACGGCCGGCTTGAGGCGACCGATGAAGAAGTCGAGGAGGCGGCGCGCCAGGCGAACGCCCACTCCTTTATTATGAAGCTGCCGGACGGCTATGACACCGTTTTGGCCCCAGGAGGCGGCGGAATCAGCCAAGGGCAGCGGCAGCTGTTGGCCATCGCTCGGGCGATGATCGCCGACCCGGCCATTTTGATTTTGGACGAAGCGACGAGCAACATCGATACGGTGACCGAAGTGCGCATTCAAGAAGCGCTCGCGCGGCTCATGAACGGCCGGACGTGCTTGGTCATCGCCCATCGGTTGAACACGATTCAACATGCCGACCGCATCCTTGTGCTCAACGACGGCAAAGTGATCGAGCAAGGGACGCATGAAGAGCTGTTGGCTGTAAAAGGATTTTATTTCCAGTTGTATTGCCGCTATTGGAAACGCAGTGTGCATGCGGCCCGATGA
- a CDS encoding MOSC domain-containing protein, whose translation MQILSINVGKPKTLHIGGQRITTGIDKTPVAHPVAVGKQNLAGDGQADLVHHGGEDKTICAYPSEHFVYWEERYGRPFTAGAFGENWTLLGLTEDDVCLGDIYAAGTALVQVSQPRQPCSKLAFKHQLPDLPKAVCQTGKSGFYFRVLKEGVVAPGAPLVLVERGAGALSIAYINHIYYHERDNAAAIKQIASHPALSASWREAFQKRLSERTRP comes from the coding sequence ATGCAGATTCTCTCCATTAATGTCGGGAAGCCGAAAACGCTCCACATCGGCGGCCAGCGGATCACAACCGGCATTGACAAAACGCCGGTCGCTCATCCCGTTGCAGTCGGCAAACAAAACTTGGCTGGAGATGGACAAGCCGACCTCGTCCATCACGGAGGAGAAGATAAAACGATTTGCGCCTATCCGTCCGAGCATTTCGTCTATTGGGAAGAGCGATACGGCCGCCCGTTTACGGCGGGGGCGTTTGGAGAAAACTGGACGCTTCTCGGTTTGACGGAAGACGATGTGTGTCTTGGCGACATTTATGCTGCCGGCACGGCGCTCGTACAAGTGTCACAGCCGCGCCAGCCGTGCTCCAAATTGGCGTTCAAACATCAGCTGCCCGATTTGCCGAAAGCCGTCTGCCAGACAGGAAAAAGCGGGTTTTACTTTCGCGTTCTCAAAGAGGGCGTCGTCGCTCCAGGCGCGCCGCTCGTTCTCGTCGAGCGGGGCGCGGGGGCGCTATCCATCGCGTATATCAATCACATTTACTATCATGAGCGGGACAATGCCGCCGCCATAAAGCAAATCGCCAGCCATCCGGCCTTATCCGCAAGCTGGCGCGAAGCGTTTCAAAAGCGCCTCTCCGAGCGAACGCGTCCTTAA
- a CDS encoding LLM class flavin-dependent oxidoreductase → MPLKLSVLDQSPIAEGMTAEEALENTVRLAQFVEELGYKRFWVSEHHDANSLAGSSPEVLLGHIGAKTSRIRIGSGGVMLPHYSAYKVAENFRVLAGLAPGRVDLGIGRAPGGMPRATMALQDGRPRSADRYREQIDDLLGYLHDALPPVHPLYGVKATPIVQSPPDVWLLGSSSETAKLAAEKGLPYAFAQFINGEGGQEYMQLYRDRFTPSPHLDEPRTLVAVFAICAETDEKAEWIAGSLDLTLLMIEQGMAVNGTPSPEKAAAYPYSPYERKRIADNRKRMIVGSPARVKDELYRLSEKYETEEIMLVTITYDFKDKLASFRLIADAVWG, encoded by the coding sequence ATGCCGCTAAAGCTCAGCGTTCTTGATCAATCGCCCATCGCCGAAGGCATGACCGCGGAAGAAGCGCTTGAAAACACGGTCCGGCTCGCCCAGTTTGTCGAAGAGCTCGGCTACAAGCGTTTTTGGGTGTCCGAACACCACGACGCGAACAGCCTCGCCGGCTCGTCTCCAGAAGTGCTGCTTGGACACATCGGGGCGAAAACGTCGCGCATTCGCATCGGCTCAGGCGGAGTGATGCTGCCGCACTACAGCGCCTATAAAGTGGCAGAAAACTTCCGCGTGTTGGCGGGTCTAGCCCCCGGCCGCGTCGATCTCGGCATCGGCCGCGCGCCTGGCGGCATGCCGCGGGCGACGATGGCGCTCCAAGACGGCCGGCCGCGTTCAGCGGACCGCTATCGGGAGCAAATCGATGACTTGCTTGGGTATTTGCACGATGCGCTTCCGCCCGTCCACCCGCTTTATGGCGTCAAGGCGACGCCGATTGTGCAATCGCCTCCAGACGTTTGGCTGCTCGGATCCAGTTCGGAAACAGCGAAGCTGGCGGCGGAAAAAGGGCTGCCGTACGCCTTCGCGCAATTTATTAACGGCGAAGGCGGCCAAGAGTACATGCAACTGTATCGCGACCGGTTTACCCCATCGCCGCATTTGGACGAGCCGCGTACACTCGTGGCTGTATTTGCGATTTGCGCCGAAACGGATGAAAAAGCGGAATGGATCGCGGGAAGCCTTGACTTGACGCTCCTCATGATCGAACAAGGGATGGCCGTCAACGGCACGCCGAGTCCGGAAAAAGCAGCCGCCTACCCATACAGCCCGTATGAACGCAAACGGATCGCAGACAATCGGAAGCGGATGATCGTCGGCAGTCCGGCGCGCGTCAAAGACGAGCTGTATCGGCTGAGCGAAAAGTATGAAACAGAGGAAATCATGCTCGTGACGATTACATACGACTTCAAAGATAAACTCGCGAGTTTCCGGCTCATCGCCGACGCTGTATGGGGGTGA
- a CDS encoding coiled-coil domain-containing protein has protein sequence MIYMNKQMTPRVYGATPPPSSHSVFYYRRAKTEQMIEEQTQLLEQLAEAFLRLKLAVEEGRKQQADDREKIADALTRLERSLAAGQTEQAEHSGRLVKALDGLKGMVAASQTEQTELYRELTETVSRFIDASNAGQNLQAEQSKQWAAAFDRLEQLLAAGQREQAELAETLARLERSINAHEQMEHEQRRAWEEQFTKEETARQAVIEALMVQSEAMHRLERQSTEREQTTERMAARLEGQDKLYQKLVEQLELQHVFHQTVIERLEAQEAAQYKVTRQLDSLKEALYERCSFIVDSVKQLFSSFFSGRGRSQKIDRQAAEPKNPIRL, from the coding sequence TTGATTTACATGAACAAACAGATGACCCCGCGCGTGTACGGTGCAACTCCGCCTCCCTCCTCGCATTCGGTGTTTTATTACCGACGCGCCAAAACGGAACAAATGATTGAAGAGCAAACCCAGCTGCTTGAACAGTTGGCCGAGGCGTTCCTTCGCCTCAAGCTGGCGGTGGAGGAAGGACGAAAGCAGCAAGCCGATGATCGTGAGAAAATCGCCGATGCCTTGACTCGGCTTGAGCGTTCGCTTGCCGCCGGGCAAACGGAACAAGCCGAGCATAGCGGGCGTCTCGTCAAGGCGCTGGACGGCCTCAAGGGGATGGTGGCGGCAAGCCAAACCGAGCAAACGGAACTGTATCGCGAACTAACTGAAACCGTTTCGCGCTTCATTGATGCCTCTAATGCCGGGCAAAACCTGCAGGCGGAGCAAAGCAAGCAATGGGCGGCAGCGTTCGACCGGCTTGAGCAATTGCTCGCTGCCGGACAACGAGAACAAGCGGAGCTCGCCGAAACGCTGGCCCGCCTTGAACGATCGATCAACGCTCACGAGCAGATGGAGCACGAACAGCGGCGCGCATGGGAGGAGCAGTTTACAAAAGAAGAAACAGCGCGCCAAGCGGTCATCGAAGCGTTGATGGTGCAAAGTGAAGCGATGCACCGGCTTGAGCGGCAATCGACTGAGCGGGAACAAACAACCGAAAGAATGGCCGCCCGCCTGGAAGGACAAGACAAACTGTACCAAAAATTAGTGGAACAGCTCGAGTTGCAGCACGTCTTTCACCAGACCGTCATCGAGCGGCTTGAAGCGCAAGAGGCGGCGCAATACAAAGTGACCCGCCAGCTCGACAGCTTAAAAGAAGCGCTGTATGAACGATGCTCCTTTATCGTTGACAGCGTCAAACAACTGTTTTCCTCGTTCTTTTCCGGGAGGGGGCGCAGCCAAAAAATCGACCGCCAAGCCGCTGAACCAAAAAACCCGATCCGCTTGTAG
- a CDS encoding thioredoxin family protein — translation MPAVESNMFPLGKQAPPFALTNVIDGNVVRLEDVKSDAATVIMFICNHCPFVKHVQHELVRLANDYMPKGVSFVAINSNDAEQYPEDSPENMKKVAKELGYPFPYLYDETQEVAKAYDAACTPDFYIFDRELKCVYRGQLDDSRPNNGIPVTGESIRAALDALLEGRPVPEKQKPSIGCSIKWKPSA, via the coding sequence ATGCCAGCTGTCGAATCGAATATGTTTCCGCTTGGCAAACAAGCGCCCCCGTTTGCCCTCACGAATGTCATCGATGGCAACGTCGTTCGTCTTGAGGATGTGAAATCGGACGCAGCGACTGTCATTATGTTCATTTGCAATCATTGCCCGTTTGTAAAGCATGTACAGCACGAGCTTGTTCGCCTAGCAAACGATTATATGCCCAAAGGGGTGTCGTTTGTCGCCATCAACTCCAACGATGCTGAACAATATCCGGAAGATTCGCCCGAAAACATGAAAAAAGTGGCTAAAGAGCTTGGCTACCCGTTCCCATACTTGTATGACGAAACGCAAGAAGTGGCGAAGGCGTACGACGCCGCCTGCACCCCGGATTTTTATATTTTCGACCGTGAGCTGAAATGCGTTTACCGCGGCCAGCTTGATGATTCGCGGCCGAACAACGGCATTCCGGTGACCGGGGAATCGATCCGCGCCGCGCTGGATGCTTTGTTGGAGGGCCGTCCGGTGCCGGAAAAGCAAAAGCCGAGCATCGGCTGCAGCATTAAATGGAAGCCATCCGCGTAA
- a CDS encoding gamma-glutamylcyclotransferase family protein: MAERRYRVFVYGTLLTGEDNHCVVAPYVRAVCPGKVNGRLYSVGPYPALVLGEEGEVEGEWLTVTEEGLKAMDELEDYAEGRDDNEYERIWVRDAHQPIEGYVYVYLPEKAAGLPIISSGSWRRREEKT; the protein is encoded by the coding sequence ATGGCGGAAAGACGATATCGAGTGTTTGTGTATGGAACGTTGCTGACCGGCGAGGACAACCATTGTGTTGTAGCTCCTTATGTTCGCGCCGTATGCCCAGGGAAGGTGAACGGCCGTTTGTACAGCGTCGGCCCGTACCCTGCGCTTGTGCTCGGAGAAGAAGGGGAAGTGGAAGGGGAATGGTTGACGGTGACGGAGGAAGGGCTCAAAGCGATGGATGAGCTTGAAGACTACGCCGAAGGACGGGACGATAACGAATATGAGCGGATATGGGTCCGCGACGCCCACCAGCCGATCGAAGGGTACGTCTACGTTTACTTGCCGGAAAAAGCCGCCGGCCTGCCGATCATTTCGTCCGGCTCGTGGCGTCGGCGTGAGGAGAAAACGTAA